The Clostridium beijerinckii genomic sequence CCAGGAATTATACAAGACTTAGCAGATTATGTAGGAGATTCTTATTATTTAAGTGAAATAGCTAGAGATTGCAAAGAGGAAGTTATAATGTTTTGCGGGGTTAGATTTATGGCAGAGAGTGCAAAAGTTTTATCACCGAATAAGACTGTTTTAATGCCATGTCCTAGTGCAGGATGTTCTATGGCAGATATGGCAAGCGGCAAGGCTTTATTAGAACTAAAGGAAAAGCATCCAGATGCTTATGTAGTTTGCTATATAAATTCAACGTGTAATGTGAAAGCTCATTGTGATGTAGCTGTGACTTCTTCAAGTGCATTGAAAATATTAAAGAAGATACCTAATAAAAAGATTATGTTTTTACCTGATAGGAATCTAGGTGAATATATATCGGAGTTTTTCCCAGAAAAAGAGTTCATATTATGGGATGGATTTTGTAGGTGCCATAATAAGGTAAGCAGAGAAGATATATTGATTGAAAAAGAAAAGCATATAAATGCAAAAGTATTAGTCCATCCTGAATGCACAAAGGAAATCAGAGATATTGCAGATTATATAGGGAGTACAAGTGGAATAATAGATTATGCGACTAAAGATGAAGGAACCGATTTTATAATAGCGACAGAAGAAGGGATTTTACATGAATTAAAGAAAAAGAATCCTAATAAAAATTTCTTTATACCAGGAGATAAAATATGTTGCCAAGACATGAAAAAGACAACCCTTGAAAATTTGTATGATGCCTTATTAAATATGAAAAATGAAATGATTATAGAAGAAAATGTTAGAAAAAAGGCGTTA encodes the following:
- the nadA gene encoding quinolinate synthase NadA; translated protein: MDLAKEILKLKREKNALILAHYYQPGIIQDLADYVGDSYYLSEIARDCKEEVIMFCGVRFMAESAKVLSPNKTVLMPCPSAGCSMADMASGKALLELKEKHPDAYVVCYINSTCNVKAHCDVAVTSSSALKILKKIPNKKIMFLPDRNLGEYISEFFPEKEFILWDGFCRCHNKVSREDILIEKEKHINAKVLVHPECTKEIRDIADYIGSTSGIIDYATKDEGTDFIIATEEGILHELKKKNPNKNFFIPGDKICCQDMKKTTLENLYDALLNMKNEMIIEENVRKKALRSLENMHLLASQDVRSN